A single window of Toxotes jaculatrix isolate fToxJac2 chromosome 4, fToxJac2.pri, whole genome shotgun sequence DNA harbors:
- the LOC121181385 gene encoding equilibrative nucleoside transporter 2-like: MWNEKKQSPPADRGQAVALIIFFLGLGTLLPWNFFITASQYFNERLTVPNVTSNGTVGSPTKDYNYDSWMALLSQLPLLLFTLLNSFVYQWVRERIRVAFSLIVIFFLFSLTAALVPVAMQPDTFFSVTMATIWFINMFSAVLQGSLFGVVGLLPPRYSTLFMSGQGLAGIFAAVAMLCSILSKADKSSAALGYFITPCVATLGTLLCYLLLPHLDFARFYLSRAECDESEKSQELLSSTDKNMLNPEANGKFVSEEESPERSSVMAVFKKIWVMALCVTCVFAVSLSVFPVITVRVQTVYKDNAAWDKVFTCVCCFIVFNAMDLAGRSAPSLVQWPSKESVLFPVAVLARLGFIPLLMLCNVENSRFVLFSHDSAFVVIMALFSFSNGYLASLCMAYAPQLVRCKDCETAGSLMTFFLVLGLALGASLSFLLGKLV; this comes from the exons atGTGGAACGAGAAGAAACAGAGTCCACCTGCTGACCG TGGTCAGGCTGTCGCActcatcatcttcttcctcGGTTTGGGAACTCTGCTGCCCTGGAACTTCTTCATCACGGCCTCTCAG TATTTCAACGAGCGGCTCACAGTTCCCAACGTCACGTCTAACGGCACAGTGGGCAGCCCGACTAAAGACTACAACTATGACAGCTGGATGGCCTTGCTTTCCCAGCTGCCCCTGCTGCTCTTCACCCTGCTCAACTCTTTCGTGTATCAGTG GGTGAGGGAACGCATCCGTGTGGCCTTCAGCCTGATcgtcatcttcttcctcttctctctcactgccGCTCTGGTCCCGGTCGCCATGCAGCCGGACACCTTCTTCTccgtcaccatggcaaccatcTGGTTCATCAACA tgttcaGTGCAGTGCTGCAGGGCAGTCTGTTCGGTGTGGTCGGTCTGCTTCCTCCTCGTTACAGCACTCTGTTTATGAGCGGTCAGGGTCTGGCCGGGATCTTCGCCGCCGTGGCCATGCTCTGCTCCATCTTAA GTAAAGCAGATAAAAGCTCGGCAGCGTTGGGATACTTCATCACGCCGTGTGTGGCCACTCTGGGGACTCTGCTCTGctacctgctgctgccacaccTG GACTTTGCTCGTTTTTacctgagcagagcagagtgtgaTGAATCGGAGAAGTCGCAGGAACTCCTCAGCAGCACAG acaaaaacatgttaaacCCCGAAGCCAACGGGAAGTTCGTCAGTGAGGAGGAGAGTCCGGAGCGCTCCTCCGTCATGGCCGTCTTCAAAAAG ATCTGGGTCATGGCTCTGTGTGTGACCTGCGTGTTCGCCGTCTCCCTGTCGGTGTTTCCTGTCATCACGGTGCGAGTGCAGACCGTGTACAAGGACAACGCCGCCTGGG ACAAAGTGTTCACCTGTGTTTGCTGCTTCATCGTGTTTAACGCCATGGACCTGGCGGGACGCAGCGCTCCGTCTCTGGTGCAGTGG CCGTCGAAGGAGAGCGTCCTGTTTCCTGTGGCCGTGTTGGCTCGTCTGGGCTTCATCCCTCTGCTCATGTTGTGTAACGTGGAGAACTCCAGATTCGTCCTCTTCAGTCACGACTCTGCCTTCGTCGTCATCATGGCTCTGTTCTCCTTCTCCAACGGATACTTGGCGAGTCTGTGCATGGCCTACGCTCCACA gttggTGCGGTGTAAGGACTGCGAGACCGCCGGCTCTCTGATGACCTTCTTCCTGGTTCTGGGTCTGGCTCTGGGAgcgtctctctctttcctgctgGGAAAACTGGTTTAG
- the LOC121181243 gene encoding E3 ubiquitin-protein ligase TRIM21-like translates to MSAASGLRSEDQFLCSICLDVFTDPVTIPCGHNFCKHCITQQWDMNVPSQCPMCKEVFHIKPELRVNTFISEMVAQFRQEAQQEASSSSSEQQVSKPGEVPCDVCTGTKLKALKSCLVCLTSYCETHLEPHLTNSRLKRHQLMDPVDNLEDRMCRKHDKPLELFCKTDQTCVCILCSVLDHKTHEFVPVKEEYEGKKAELGKTEAEIQQMIQERRLKIQDIKDSVRISKDAADREKAEGVQVFTDLKESVDRGLNELIEEMEEKQKSTEKQAEGFITELEQEIWELKKRSSEVEQLSLSEDHLHLLQNFTSLKAAPPTKDWTEVRVRPPSYEGTVVKAVVQLEETLSQDMKKLFAEAELKRVQQYAVDVTLDPDTAHPHLILSDDGKQVNDGDVRKKLPDNPQRFDHCTNVLGKQSFSSGRFYFEVQVKGKTAWTLGVARESINRKGNITLTPKDGYWTIILRNRNEYEACADSPVRLSLKSQPENVGVFVDYEEGLVSFYDVDAAALIFSFTGFSFTEKLYPFFCPYPNDGGKNSAPLIICPVNQTA, encoded by the coding sequence ATGTCTGCAGCCAGCGGTCTGCGATCTGAAGACCAGTTCCTGTGCTCCATCTGTCTGGATGTGTTCACTGATCCAGTCACCATACCATGTGGACACAACTTCTGCAAACACTGCATCACTCAGCAGTGGGACATGAATGTCCCGTCCCAGTGTCCCATGTGTAAAGAGGTTTTCCACATAAAACCAGAGCTGAGGGTCAATACTTTCATCTCTGAGATGGTGGCTCAGTTCAGACAGGAAGCTCAAcaggaagccagcagcagcagctcagagcaaCAAGTTTCCAAACCAGGAGAAGTTCCCTGTGACGTCTGCACTGGAACCAAACTGAAGGCCCTGAAGTCCTGCCTGGTGTGTCTGACCTCCTACTGTGAGACTCACCTGGAGCCTCATCTGACAAATTCACGTCTGAAAAGACATCAGCTGATGGACCCTGTGGACAACCTGGAAGACAGAATGTGTAGGAAGCACGACAAACCTCTGGAGCTGTTCTGTAAGACCGACCAGACATGTGTCTGcattctctgctctgtgttagACCACAAGACACATGAGTTTGTTCCTGTGAAAGAAGAATATGAAGGAAAGAAGGCAGAGCTGGGGAAGACAGAGGCTGAGATTCAGCAGATGATCCAGGAGAGACGACTGAAGATTCAGGACATCAAAGACTCAGTCAGGATCAGTAAAgatgctgcagacagagagaaagcagaaggTGTTCAGGTCTTCACTGATCTGAAGGAGTCTGTTGACAGAGGCCTGAACGAGCTCATTGAAGAgatggaagagaaacagaaaagcacagagaaacaggcTGAAGGCTTCATCACAGAGCTGGAACAGGAAATCTgggagctgaagaagagaagctctgaggtggagcagctctcactctctgaagaccacctccacctcctccaaaacTTCACATCCCTGAAAGCTGCTCCACCCACCAAGGACTGGACAGAGGTCAGAGTCCGTCCACCATCATATGAGGGGACTGTGGTGAAAGCTGTGGTTCAGCTGGAGGAGACACTCAGTCAAGACATGAAGAAGCTGTTTgctgaggctgagctgaagaGGGTCCAGCAGTATGCAGTGGATGTGACTCTTGATCCTGATACAGCTCATCCTCATCTCATCCTGTCTGATGATGGGAAACAAGTAAATGATGGTGATGTGAGGAAGAAGCTCCCAGACAACCCACAGAGGTTTGATCATTGTACCAATGTCTTAGGAAAGCAGAGTTTCTCTTCAGGCAGATTTTACTTTGAGGTTCAGGTTAAAGGGAAGACAGCGTGGACTTTAGGAGTGGCCAGAGAGTCGATCAACAGGAAGGGAAACATCACACTAACTCCTAAAGATGGTTACTGGACTATAATtttgagaaacagaaatgagtATGAAGCTTGTGCTGACTCCCCAGTCCGTCTGTCCCTGAAGTCTCAGCCTGAGAATGTGGGGGTGTTTGTGGATTATGAGGAGGGTCTGGTCTCCTTTTATGACGTAGATGCTGCAGCTCTTATCTTCTCCTTTACTGGCTTCTCCTTCACTGAGAAACTCTACCCATTCTTCTGTCCCTATCCCAATGATGGTGGTAAAAACTCCGCCCCTCTGATCATCtgtcctgtcaatcaaactgccTGA
- the LOC121180519 gene encoding galectin-related protein-like isoform X1: protein MAETETVAAQSRKKWCVPQRSRTDERKPSAGSSERDPQRNLVVPFRGHISGGMRPGKKVVVMGVVDSRPDRFYIALTCGCGTSREPPPDVAVEICVRFRDRQVLRRACVSGSWGDADRAVPFFPFIRGQPFKIEIHCEQSRFRVFVDGQRLFDFDHRLTSLSHVDTLWIKGTIAITKLA from the exons ATGGCTGAAACAGAGACCGTGGCAGCTCAGAGCAGGAAG aAATGGTGCGTCCCACAGAGAAGCAGGACGGACGAACGGAAACCGAGCGCCGGCTCCTCGGAGCGAGACCCTCAGAGAAACCTG gtggttCCTTTCAGGGGTCACATCTCAGGTGGGATGCGTCCGGGGAAGAAGGTGGTTGTGATGGGTGTGGTGGACTCTCGTCCTGACAG GTTCTACATCGCCCTGACATGTGGTTGTGGGACGTCCAGGGAGCCTCCACCTGATGTGGCCGTGGAGATCTGTGTTCGATTCAGGGACCGACAAGTCCTGCGAAGGGCCTGTGTGTCTGGATCCTGGGGAGACGCTGACCGAGCTGTCCCCTTCTTCCCCTTCATCAGGGGCCAACCATTCAAG ATCGAGATTCACTGTGAACAAAGCCGGTTCCGTGTGTTTGTGGACGGACAGCGGCTGTTTGACTTCGACCACAGGCTGACGTCTCTCAGCCACGTGGACACGCTGTGGATCAAAGGAACCATCGCCATCACCAAACTGGCCTGA
- the LOC121180519 gene encoding galectin-related protein-like isoform X2, with protein MKWCVPQRSRTDERKPSAGSSERDPQRNLVVPFRGHISGGMRPGKKVVVMGVVDSRPDRFYIALTCGCGTSREPPPDVAVEICVRFRDRQVLRRACVSGSWGDADRAVPFFPFIRGQPFKIEIHCEQSRFRVFVDGQRLFDFDHRLTSLSHVDTLWIKGTIAITKLA; from the exons ATG aAATGGTGCGTCCCACAGAGAAGCAGGACGGACGAACGGAAACCGAGCGCCGGCTCCTCGGAGCGAGACCCTCAGAGAAACCTG gtggttCCTTTCAGGGGTCACATCTCAGGTGGGATGCGTCCGGGGAAGAAGGTGGTTGTGATGGGTGTGGTGGACTCTCGTCCTGACAG GTTCTACATCGCCCTGACATGTGGTTGTGGGACGTCCAGGGAGCCTCCACCTGATGTGGCCGTGGAGATCTGTGTTCGATTCAGGGACCGACAAGTCCTGCGAAGGGCCTGTGTGTCTGGATCCTGGGGAGACGCTGACCGAGCTGTCCCCTTCTTCCCCTTCATCAGGGGCCAACCATTCAAG ATCGAGATTCACTGTGAACAAAGCCGGTTCCGTGTGTTTGTGGACGGACAGCGGCTGTTTGACTTCGACCACAGGCTGACGTCTCTCAGCCACGTGGACACGCTGTGGATCAAAGGAACCATCGCCATCACCAAACTGGCCTGA